The DNA region GCATGTTCAGTAGTTTATTCTTCCCAGATGTTTATGAAGGTGGGTAACAATGTGTTACCAGGGATGTGAGAAAACACCATTCAATCAACTAACTTTTCTAAAGCGTAGAGGCCATTTCATTCTACCATGCATGGAATCATTGTGAGTGAAATTATTTTGTTTGCTAGGGCAGCGAGCAAAGGGATCACTCACACAATGATCAACTCTTGGGGCTATTTGTCTTCTTGCAAAAGCTGGTCATCAAGGAGCAGGGCTTTACTTCCTACTTCCTTTATGAATAAAGTACCTATGACTAGCTGAAAGCCTTAGGAGATTCCTGGTGAAGTAGAACAGACCTAAAGCCAAACAGGAACATTCTATACGGACAGTAAAGGGAGGAAGTAATAAGATCTCAGTGGTCTTTCAGTAAATCTTGGATTACAGCCCCACTCCACTGTACCCTCATGTTTTGTATTCTCCTTGATATATGACTGAGTGCTTAAACGGGGCTTGAACTTTTCCTCTTTCACTCAGTATCACAGCATAGTGCCGAAACAGGGTTTGGAACCTTCTTTACAATAACTGAATGCACCCATGAACAGAGATCAAGTTTCTGATCTATCTTCTATACTTCTTGGATTCTCACTTTGGTATTCCAAACGTATCACCCTTAATCCAAATTCATGTAAACTGAACACACTTcctatctcagtttccccatctgtaaaacagggactaTACTTATTTGCTTAccacatagggtatgtctgcGCTACAGCTGGAAGCAAACCTCACAGTGTGGATAGACAGACTCGCACTAGCAAACCTCAAGTTGGGCGCttcaaaatagcagtgtggatgttgtgtcTCAAGATGACCCCTTAGTCTGAGCtctggtggctagcctgagcctctGCCAGGGCTGCAACAGCCAAGCTGCTATTTCGCGCTAGCGGGGCTTGAGCTAGTAGtttctacctgggctgggaggctggctcccagctgcagtgtagacatacccatacagGTGTAGGTGTTTGAGGATTAAAGTCTGTAAATTGTTGTGGAAATATAAAAAGCtacaagtgctaagtattatcactatgcagaaaaataaagaaaactgattattttaaaCAAGAAGTTTATTTAAACAACAAGACGCTTTACTTGAAGGGAAAACTATCTAGGATCAATGTTTTTTGGAGTAATTTACCCTTACCTAGACAGAGATTGCTCTACATGTAACAGCTACGTACAAAAAAGTTATAAAATCGTCCTTGGTTTTACaatgataaaagaaaaacattgaaaTTATCCAATCAAACAAAGTATGCAATGTTTTTGTTTGTCAACAGTGAGAGCAAAATAACTTACTGGAATATAAAGATAAAAGTTGAAGGAGCATGCCACGATGGAGAAAAGGGTATTTTCACAGAaccagtttttttttccccaccccgtCTCCATTCCATGTTGATCAAAACATACCATTGGccatttagttaaaaaaaatatgcattgTGTCTGTGCACATACACCAGTTACTTTatgtacaatagaaggaagaggaaaaaaagagagaagagaaaaaaactaTACTGCAGTAGTCAGGATGTGGCTGAACCAAGTCTCATTTTTCTAATTGTGAAGGTGTCGTCTGTGGGAGCACAGTTCTGGAGAGGAAAGTAGCAGGTTCTCTTTTTAGTAGACTCCTCCTGTCTGCTGCTGGAACACATCAATTGTATCTTCATCCTCCATTTCCAACTGCATCAGAAAGAAAGAACTGGTTTCAACTCAGCTGATGAAATATTAGACATATCTGAAATGTTCTTAGTTGAACATCTTCGTGTATACCTCTTACCATAACTTAAAATCAGAACGAATTCCCAACTTCACGCATTCACCCTGCTTCATGGGAACGTGAAACTTAAAGAGCGATATAAAGAATGGTGGCTAATTgactatttaaaataaagtaagaTCCACAAGTATACTGATCTGCTCCTCTCTAAGGGCCTCACAGACATTACGTCTTAATCTTCTTGCCTGCTCCATCAGACCACTTCATCCCCGCTATTTCCCTTAGAACACCACCTCTGTCCCACTTCACGGTTGTTTAAATGCACAGCATCTAAGTGGTTTAATCTACAGTACTATAGAAAGCAAATTATAGCCAAAGCCCCTACATCCAATaagtaacaacaaaaaaagaaaatgggaaaCCAGTCACTAAGAATGTGATGATAGAGACTGTTTCTAGACATGTATGGTAAACAAACAAGTACCAGAGTACTGAACTGCAGGCCATATTATTATAGCAGTCTTTTCTAGAATACAAGTCTCGCAACTGGCACTCTGGGGCCCTTacaggtatgtttacactgcaaaagaGGCCCGTCTGAGCAAGTCTAAGAGATCAGGTCTACAGTACATCagagctgctgtagcacttctagtgtagttctaagggccagattctgcatctATCGGAAGTCCACAGTGTTTGCTGTTTTCAGTAAACTGATTTAGCTTTAACATAGCATGCATGGAGAGGATTACAAACTGCATAGGATTTTAATTCTCAGCATTTCAGGTTCAACCAAAAGTTTAAAGTTAAACAGATAGGGTGGCATATTCTTTGAAGCAAAAGTCTGGAAACAACAATTCTATGACAACATTGGCAAAATTGTGAAGTCCCTTATTTACCATGAGATGGCATGCTGAAAGCATGAACTTTAAACAGCATGCAATTCAGGGGTAACTGCTTGTATGCAACTATGCAGAACACTCCCGAAAGACATTCTTGGGCATCACCACCAATTACTGCCAGAGTGAACCAACATCCTACATTATTGggtctgatttttgttttgaactTACATACTTCAACCAGCCCAACTGCACAACATTTGGTAACTTTATATTACTGAGATACGAACAAACTAGAGATACTGGACAATAATTTTCACATTGCAGCATACAGttctacaatacagaactgtcaCCTGCCAGGCCTGTCAATATGCTAACAAACACTAACATTATTATTTGAAGGAGAACTCCAATACCTACCTGCCAGGACTATTAATCCACCACAATCACTGTAATCCATAAAGCAATATCCTTACAGGATTTAGCATCAGTAGAAGCTGTAAATCAACTTATCTGGCACTGTGATGGTATAAATCTAATATTCTAGATGCAGAATATAGTGTTTTTCTATTCCCAACAGTTCTGAACTAGTTACTGTAAAAGTCTGAAGTTAGATCTTGACCATTGGTATATTACTTAAGCATCAATAGTTACATAGCTGTTTCTCTGTAGCAATAGTGTTATACACAACTATTAACTCCTGCAGCAagctttaaatataatttttaccTGTGCAGGTGTATCTGTTTCATTGATTGGCTGCCCATCGAACCGGAATCTGATTTGCCTCATTGACAAACCCTGGCGCAAAGAGAAATAAGTGACATGTTAAAACACTGTTCAGTCCTCACTTTGACTTGTAACTGGAGCTATGTTTTGATTATGCCCTGCTTTGAATGACAAATTGCAACATGTTTAGTTTCTAAAAGATGCATCATTGTCCCTACCAACTAGACATTAAATAAAGTATACTAGAAATCCCAAATCAAGTCCTGAAGGCCAGaagccactgaaaaaaaaaatttttattctttttttcaagaattttaaataattcagTTGGAGGAAAGTTAGGAATAGCACTTTGGGTGGCAAGTGTCACAAGGGGAATAACATCCCTGCTCAAATGTTAGCACAGCTCGATTTCACCTTCTCTAAAAGCAGCAACATTATATGACTCCTTTTCTTCTCCTCATGGAAAGCCCACATCAATCTGTTAGTCTGAAGTGACTCAATAAATAGCTGATTAATCCTGAATAGTTACTTTTTGAATTAATTGAAACTTCCAGCATCTAATGCTGATATCAAGTCTAatctccttattgaatttaagGGACACATGAGATGAAGTTACAGAACCTGGATTatttagtaaaaagcaacagagggtcctgtggcacctttaagactaacagaagtattgggagcgtaagctttcgtgggtaagaacctcccttcttgcatctgaagaagggaggttcttacccacgaaagcttatgctcccaatacttctgttagtcttaaaggtgccacaggaccctctgttgctttttacagattcagactaacacggctacccccctgatactggATTATTTAGAACACACACAAGATAAGAAACCAGCAGAATGAACCATTTCAAAGAACAAATGAAGTTAGGTTTTAAGGAAGTCATCTACCTTCAGAGGGAGACTACCCAGATAAGATAATTTTAATTAAGAAATTTCTATCATCACTCTCACTAAAATCATTTGGTAACCCTTTCCATCCCCCAAAATACTCTCTCATTCTCATGTGGGCTGATAGCTAGTTTGTTTTCAGTCTAAATAGTAATCACCACTCTGCACTTTgttttcaaagagctttacaaactaAACTTAATAGCACCCTTCAGCTGGTCTACCACCATTCTACACATAGGGAAAGATTAAGGGTTGGTCTTCATTTAAAACTTACAGCAGCATGACTATGTCGGTCAGGGTGCGAAAAAAACCACACCTCCgagcaacatagctatgctgacaaaactcCTTGTGAAGATGCAACTATGACAAGAGAAGAGGGCTTCTGTTGGTATAGCCAACATTGTTTGGGGAATTGGTGTTCCTACAATAACCTATAACTCCTTCTGTCAGTGTCCACTATGTCTGTCTAGAGCAAACATAGCCCAAATGAGTGAGGAAAGGATacagtcaatggcagagctctgTTGTCTCTGCCTTCCAGTTCTGTCCTCCATTTAATATATACTGTCTAGTTTTCCTGTAGGAGTCCTAGACATTCATCAAGATAATTTGTTTTTCAAGTGAGGTTAATGTGGTGGaaggtgctggactgacagccCTGATGAATTAAGTCCTCAGTTAGCCCTGGAACAGATATAGAATGGAAACAGAAATCTGTTATATTAATCACTTGTTATGGGAGGGATTGTGTTGCCAGGAAAGATGTTTTAGCAAGAATATTCAGATTAGTAAAATCTTACCAGCTATAGTTCACAATGAAGCAATCTCCCCACTAGGGCAACATCTCATCTTGAAGGACTGAAATAAGTCTTCAGATTCTGGTATTGTTCATCCATAAACTCATCTAAATTTAAGATATAAGCCTGTGGCTGACCAAACAGCAAAGTGGCTCCAGAACCCTCTGCTGCACAAAGGAATTTGGTTCAAGCTCCACTGTCAAAGGACAGAGTGCTGCATATAGGCAGCTTACTCAGCCCTTGGGATGAAGCAACTGATGTTACTGGCCTCTTTAGGAAACGATGTCTAGTTACTAAAATAGAGTATTTGAGGGGAATGACTAACAAGATGTGGAATCTGGGGGCTCCCCCCCAAGAGAAAAATAACATACTACTTTCTCTGATGTTGTGGATCTTATATGTTgcattctgaaaatattaagttATTTTGTAGTGGTTCTTGGCAATTTTGTACGGGTCCCAAGTGAGACTTAACAGAAAAGTGCACATTTGAGAACTACAATCTCACAAAGATATGGATTTTTCTGCACTTCAATATATTGGAACAATTTCCAGTAATACATTCTTCCCAGAAACAATGATCCTCAATAGTCTTGATCTTCTGAACCTATATCTGAAGACTATTATATACACTACATGACTTCTACTCTTTAGTTATCTAGTCCTCTGCATTGACTAGTTTTTGTGTCTCCTCAATATGCATGCGTTTTTTTTGCTTCAACTTTATGTTTCTTAGCCAAAATTTTCAAGTTTGGGAGTCTACAGATAGGCACGTAAGTTTTGATTTTTAGAAGTGCTAAGCATTCACAGTCCTCAATGACTTCCGATGTAAGTTGTGGGATCTATGAAAGCACCTATGAAAAATCTGCCCACCTGTTTAGATGCTTAAATATTTAAATGGGTATTTATTTTTAGGCCTTCAAGTTTGAAAATCATTGCCCTTGACTTGTGAACCTTTTAAAATAGTTGCATATCTCATTTCCTACTTTAACAGGATTTTGGATGTTAGTTGATTTAAAATCTGGTTTCTGCTCATTGCAAAAATTGCCTAAATCCTAGTACTCATCCTGCCTCAGAGTGAGGGATGGGCTAGATAACAActtaaggttccttccagccctatatttctaggattctgatggatttttttttctatgggaAAGCCAGAGTTTCTTGCatgaattttaaattaaagaaatataAACTCAGCAAGCATTTTATACTGACTAATTTGGGTATGAATGATACTTTCTAGACATATTTAATATTACCTTTTATCCAGAATTCTCAACCCATTTTACAGCAGTTTGATATACCTCACAACACACCATGAAGGAGgtgatatccatattttacaatggggaaaactgaggtcaGATAACTTACCTAAGATAACAATAAGCCATTGACAGGGctagaaaaaaaaagacagactcAACCATTCActaatttatcctcataacacctaGCGAGGTAAGGAAGGTGTATGGACGGCACTCCTTCCCTTACATACTAAGACAGGGTGCTTATAGTGCAGTAGTATTCCTAAGTGAAAGTATTCATCATTCAAAATAATCTCTGATTCTGACTGTCAAGTGTAGTTGTCACTCAAACCAAATCCACTCTCACCATTAAGCAAGTCTGATGAACTCCTCCTGCATAATACCTAGGTTTCCTGAGGCTCCCAAGAGTAGCTCAAATCCAGACATAGAGAAAAGTACATTATAAGCACCTTTGATCATATGTTATACATTGAAATCATACAACTAAAGCAGAATAATTTAAATAAGACAATAGCTTTCATTTGATCTTATTGTATAAATCCCTTGAAATAATCCCATCTCAGCATGAGAATGACAGAATTGCTAGTTTTAGGTCTGGTCTAAACAGTGCTTGTATCAATGTATCTATTTCGGGCAGGAGTCTGATttttactgaaatagttatactggcaCAACACGCAATGTGCAGcgagttatagaggtataaaggTGTTTTAACTATACCAATATTGTTAAAGCAGTACAGCTTGTGTGTACAGATTAACTTAATGTTGAAAACAAGCCTTTTAGAGAAGGGACTTCCTAAAATAAGATGATCTTTCAAGCTCTAGGCATTCAACTCATCAAAAAAATAGCTTCTCTGGTGTCATTCTTATTTCTGCAACCACTGTTTTAAAACTCCTTTCTTCCAATATCTATTTGCAAGTTAGAGGAAGGCTCAGTTGTTTGCATATCAGAAGACTTGTTTACTCAGATGAATTACTTAATccactagagcagaggttctcaaacagtGATCCACGAGCTCCAGTCAAGTGgtctgtggatagttccctctaaggtgcgtgcctgggcggCCGTATAtgaaagaatgaagggccacccacctaattagtggagccatgcaggcATAGCGCCACTAATTAgatgcctggatcctggagaagatgcacatgcaaggtgaggtggtggccttggggtgGAATAGCAGGTGGGCAagagggggaagtggggtgaggggaatttgggacatgcagggctgtggcgaccagagaaagaggtgactttccccagctccagggctgcagctgccagggagagacaactcctctttcccagccccagctcaggggctgccgcggcaggggagaaagggcacatccatcgcattagaaaggtaagactactgatattaaaatatgagttgtgtgcttttatttgtagaacaaaaattttttattaaggttttttttaatataacgcttttatccaaagtgctttacaaaggttagctaatggtacaaacaacatttggaaagatcattaagtggtccgctgaaaccctcagcaattttcaagtggtccacacaaaaaaaaagtttgagaaccactgcactagagaaaatgaaacagaaaatgtggacTTCATGATCACTCTCAGCCCACCCCCATACAGTTTTACATTTCAAAGAAATCTATGACCAGCCATTGGCACTTTCTATCTCAGTACAGTAAAACTAAGGCCATAAATCAGAAGTCTGAGATAAGATcaagaacaaacaaacatctGTTATAAAGCTACCATTATTACTGTTCAACTGCCTAGCCACACTTCCTTCTACCACACCCTCTCCATGTTTTGGGAGATAGCAATATTAAAGCTGCCTTCCAACAGGAGGGGGCTGTAAAGGAGACTTTACAAAGATAATAATTTAACTTTATTTATCCATTTCTTGAAAATGTTCTCCCAGTCTATTTAGCAAAAGACCCTTGAAGCAGTACATATTCTGCAACATGATGAGTTTTGTTAAATATGCAATACTATGATAAGACATTTACTGTTCTCATCCACCTTAATGAAGATGACCCCTCTTATGGGCATTGCTTCCTTTAGTGTTCACACAAGTGCCTCACCTGTCGTTCACAATAGGCTTTCATTAGTTTACTAAGTGGCGTGTGCCTCTTAATCTTAAACTGAACCACAGACCCATCTTGCCCTGCCACCTTCAGATTAATGTGGTCATTGTTTTCAGTCTTCACTCCTTCCTGttgaggagaaaagaaagaaaggagaggtatgatttaaaaaaaaagtatgaaataAGTTAACATTTTACCATGTGGCAACAGGCCTCTACAAGCTTCACACTTTGACTTATGAAATAATGTTAGTGTTTTTCAATTTTCCTAGTGTGAAACTCTTCCTAATTTGGAAAAGCAAAAACCCAACAGTATTGAAATTAACAAGTTCTGTCAAGGGCTACTGAAATTAATTAGTACAAACAATGGTGATGAAAGAGATCAACCTGAAAGGAAGACAGACACATACTAGCTGTTTAACTGTAAAAATTATTCAAAGCTAAAGAAATAAGAATATTGTTGTCACATGCTCATATACAATAGTACATTTTATCCTTTTAAAGAAAACTAAATTTACATTTAGGATTGTAATCTCAAATATCctataaaatctctctctcactttaTTTCAACTAAGCCAGTGAAGCTATTTCTGCAATTTACAGATTACAGGAAAGTTTAAGTTTAACTTCAATACCACAGCTCTCAAAAGGAAACAAGTCAGACCTTGCATCTTGTTAGACTTCCATGAGAGTCCTTTAAAGTGATTAAGTCCTGAAACTAGCAGCTTTACCCTTTTTTAAACAAGTCGAAATAAACAATTTAAACCTTCCACTTCAATAAAAACATATTACACACAACTAATGCAAAAACTACTTTAGGGTTTTTATTTTCATACATTGATAGATTCTAAAGGCCAGAGgggtccattgtgatcatctagtttggcctccacaggccatagaattcccccaaaataattgctagagcttatcttttagaaaaaacacccaatcttgagttaacaattgtcaatgatggagactccaccatgacccttgggaatttgttccaatggttaattactctccgttaaaaatgtatgccttatttccaaatAATTTGGGGGCGGAATGGGAGGGGCGCTCTTTAATGCCGAAGATAAAAAGCTACCCAGTGTAATAACAACACAACACTAGTCAGTTCAAACGAAGCATCTGTCCTTTGACTATAGACAGCTCTTTGAGGACTTTGCCTTTAATAAAAAGGCGATACCTGAGACACTGAGCTGTGTTCCAGCTTCACCTCATACCACACTATTGGACCAAGTCCTCTCAATTCCAGCCTCGCGTAAGATTTCAGAAGACAACAATGTGCAAACAGGGGGCCAGGTCTACATGTGACAGATACTCCagcaaaaggggtggggggtggcagggagagagaacCACCGCCTGCTGCCTAGGAAGAGCCGCAgtcggagccccggaggggagggagggagggagggaggatgggtccTTTAAATGGGAGAGGCTTTTGGCGCCTTCAAactccatttaaaatgaaaacccagcagcagcagggactcACAGgctgctccatgctgctcccatcCCCCCCCGCCAGGCCGCTCAGAGCCTCAAGAGacccgcccagggcagggggcgctgggcagcaggaggcACAAAAGAGCAGGGCTGGGACCGTCGCGCTATGTCAGGGTCCCTCCTCCCCAGGGGAGGCCAGGGCCGGGCTGAGCCGCCCCGCTATCagagggggagggctgggaacGGCCTCAGCTCAGGGTAGGTGAGGGATGCTGCAGCCCTTCTCCCCCTGCAAAGCCAGGCCCGGGCCCAcatgggcggggggtggggatccAGCCCCGCTTGGGCCTGCCTCCCGGGGCAGGGGAGGAAGCACAGCTCCGGTTCGCCCCGCTGCGGCCCCCAGGGATCCGCCTGGAACGGAGCCAGTTCCTCCACCGCGGGAAacagcggggccggggcgggcggcCCTGCGAGGGCTGGAGAACGGAGCGCGACGGCGGCCGGGCCTgctgcggaggggggaggaaaatgGCGCGCAGAGCCGGCGCGGCAGAGTCGGGGCTGCTCCCGCGCCaggccggggccgggcccggcctCTCCTTGCCCCCGCCCGGGGGTTCCTCCCTCACCTTGGGCTTTTCGTCGGCCATGGCAAGGCAGCAGGGTCCGGGCCGCTCCGAGCGCTTCACAAAGGGGGGAGAAAGACCGAGCGAggcgaagagagagagagggggaggctaGGGTGAGCGCGCACGCACTGCCGCGGGACCGCGCTTTACCCTGCGTGCGcgcccccgcgccgccccccagcccaggcttCATTGGGTCCGGCCGCCGGGAGCGCGCTGATCCATTACATAACACGGCCGAGAGAAGGAGCGTGCGCGCGCACGGGCATCTCCCAGCCCTGCGTGCGCGTCCCCCGCCCCGCCGGGCGCAATGGGCTGTGCCGTGCCCGTGCGGAGTGTATTGTCCTCTCAAAATGGCCGCCGATCTACTGCTACGGCCTCCATTTGCCCAGGTGCCCCACCACACATCCCTCCACCCTCCCATAGCGGCCTTCTTCAGCCTTGGGCACTGTGCATGTCTGGACCTAGGTgggccccctgaactcccctagATATGTGCCAAGGGGGCCCCAGACCTGACACAAGTCACTCCAAGGGTCACCACACTCCCCTCATAGACTTCCCCTTCTgggcccacacacagcccctgcttcAACTGTATCCCTAGCCGGCATCCTATCCACATTTCTACTGTGGCCCTCATACACTTCCATGTGTCCCATACCCCCTTATTCAGGCCCCTTTGCACAGCACCGTGTAGGCTCTCAAttctcctccaccctcccccatctTTGCTACACCATCCTCTGTCTGCCCCCTTGTAAAGCCATCCTCGGACTACTATGCCCCTTAGGTACACCTGCATCCCCATACATAGGTATGTACACCCTTACATACATTTTCTATATGCCACCCTGTACCCACATGTGGAGCACCACACACTCCCTGGCCTTTAgagatctcacacacacacacacacacacacaccccccaaccattgctgcccccagccacccccttgtGCCTCTTCCATATAACtctcacttaggccttgtctacactaaaacaCTACAACTGCACCCGCTgtagtcctcctcctcctcaagagACATTAACACTTaaaagaagaattcttccattgaactGGTGCTGGCTACAGCcagggttaggttggtatagctaCATTTCTcaagaggtgtggatttttcacacccctaagagaCATAGCTATACCGATGTAAattctaatgtagaccaggccttgtacGCCACTTCGTGGTTGTAATGCTATAATTCTTTCCATTTACTCCTATATTATTCCCCCACACTCTCACAGTATTACCACCTAGGGCAGCAAAGTCCCTACATAGTATCATTACACTGATCCTCTTCAAACCTTCtagtccagtgattctcaaactttttgtccgcaaaccacttgaaaattgctgagggtcccagcagaccacttaatgatctttccaaatgttgtttgtactgttagctaactattgtaaagcactttggataaaagtgctctataaaaaatcccaaaattaactttttttgttctacaaataaaagcacacaactcatattttaatatcagtagtcttacctttctaatgcgatggatgtgccctctcctcCCTGCTGCGGCAGCCCCAAGCTGagtctgggaaggagggctgtctctccccggcagccgcagccctggaatgtcacctctttctctggtcgccacagccctgcacatcccaaattctccccaccccctcttctcaccccactgcgctctattccccccaaggtcaccacctcaccttacatgtgcgtcttctccaagGTCCAGGCAACTAATCAGTGGAGTCACACCTGCATgcctccactaattaggtgggtggccattcattctctcatgtgcggccaCTCAGACACGAACCTTAGAGGGAAACTATCCACAGACCACCTGGATGGAGCTtgcagaccactggtggtctgcTGACaatgtttgagaacctctgttctagtCTCACCCTATCCCATTGCTAGTGAAGAGACCAGTACATTCTATAAAATGTTTATAAGGGGCTAGTTCAATTGTGAAGGACAGAACTCTCCTACCTGAAGGAATTCTGTCCTGGCTTTCCTCTCAAGAAATTGTAGGCATAAATCAAATCTGGTGAGGTTAATTCTTTCAAATTTAGTAGCTTCCGCTATAGTCATCGGGCCTATCCTGCCTGTACACCCCAGGCAGAATCTGACTCAATTTcaaacagtttatttttcagatccTTGAACTGGGGAAGAATGTGATATGATATTTGGCAAAATCACTTAACAGATCTACTGGGACTAACGCAAAGTGTTCTATTGTGAATCCTATTGATTATTTGACCCTTTCAAGTCATTGCTGCCATGTTTAAAAATATCCAGGGATATTCAGGTATTTCAAATCCAGGTACACATCAGGGAACCAATGTCATCTCAGTATATTTTGCTGGATCC from Malaclemys terrapin pileata isolate rMalTer1 chromosome 13, rMalTer1.hap1, whole genome shotgun sequence includes:
- the SUMO2 gene encoding small ubiquitin-related modifier 2, which encodes MADEKPKEGVKTENNDHINLKVAGQDGSVVQFKIKRHTPLSKLMKAYCERQGLSMRQIRFRFDGQPINETDTPAQLEMEDEDTIDVFQQQTGGVY